DNA from Streptomyces sp. NBC_01260:
GCCGGGGAAGAACGCGGAGTCGCCCACGCGGTGGTCGCCGAGCCAGGGGTGGGCGCCGAGGGACAGGCGTCCCGTCAGGCTGAGGGCGTCCGTGTCCGGAGCCGAGACCCGGGCGCCGAACAGCGGGTGGCCGGCCGGTTCGAGGCCCGCGGTCAGCACGTCCCCGGCGCCGGTGGGCGCGGTGACCCAGTAGCGCTCGCGCTGGAAGGCGTACGTCGGCAGCTCGACGCGGTGGGTGGGCGCGGCATCGTGGAAGAGGCTCCAGTCGACCGGGGCGCCGTGCACGTAGGCCTCGGCCAGCGACAGGGCGAAGCGGTCCGGGCCGCCGCTGTGGCGGCGCAGCGAGCCGACCGCGGTGGCGTTGGCCGAGCCGGCGGCGACCGTCTCTCCGAGGGCGATGAAGAGGCCCGGGTGGGGGCTGGCCTCCACGAAGAGGGTGAACCCGTCGTCGAGCATGGCCCGGGTGGTGTCCTCGAAGCGCACGGTGCGGCGCAGGTTCTCGTACCAGTAGCCGGCGTCGAGTGCGGTGGTGTCGATCGGGCCGCCGGTCACCGTGGAGTAGAAGGTCGTGGTGGACGGGCGGGGGGTGACCTCGGCGATCTCGGCCAGCAGGCGGTCGCGTATCTCCTCGACGAACACCGAGTGCGAGGCGTAGTCCACCGGGATGCGGCGGGCCTGTACGCCCTGCGTCTCCAGGTGGGCGTACAGCTCGTCCAGGGCTTCCGTCTCGCCGCACACGACGGTGGAGGAGGGGCTGTTGACCACGGCGATCTGGAGCCGGTCGCCCCATCCGCTCATCATCGATTCGGCCTGTGCGGAGGGCAGCGCGACCGACATCATGCCGCCGCGTCCGGCGAGGTCCTGGCGGATGATCCTGCTGCGGAGTGCGACGACGCGGGCGCCGTCCTCCAACGAGAGGGCCCCGGCGACGCAGGCGGCCGCGATCTCTCCCTGGGAGTGGCCGACGACGGCGGCGGGCTCCACACCGCACGCGCGCCAGAGGCCCGCGAGGGAGACCATGACGGCCCACAGGACCGGCTGGACGACGTCGACCTCGTCGAAGGTGGGCGCTCCCGGGCGCTGGTGGACGACATCGAGGAGGTCCCAGTCGGTGAAGGGCGCCAGGGCGTCGGCGCACTCGCGCATCCGGTCGGCGAACACCGGTGAGGAGGCGAGGAGTTCGACGGCCATGCCGGCCCACTGGGAGCCCTGGCCGGGGAAGACGAAGGCGACCTGGGCGGGGCCGGTGGCGGTGCCGCGGATCACGTGCGGCGCCTTGGTTCCGTCCGCGAGTGCGTCCAGGCCGGTGAGCAGAGAGGTGGACAGGGAGGTGGGCAGAGGGGTGGGGTCGTTGTCGTTCCCGGCGGCCGGGAGGGTGCCGGTGCCGAGGACGACGGCGCGGTGCTCGAACGCGGTGCGGGTGGCGATGAGGGCGTGGCCGATGTCCTGGGGGCGGGCGGCGGCGCCGGCTCCGTCCCGTACGAAGGAGGCCAGCCGCGCCGCCTGGGCACGCAGGCCCGCGGCGCTGCGTCCCGAGACGAGGAACGGGGCGACGGGTGTGGTGAAGGGAAGGGCCCGGGTGTCCTTGCCCGGCTGTCCCTCGTCCGGCTGCGCGCTCTCGCCGTCGCTCGTTCCGGTGGTCGCACCGGTCGCGCTGTCGCGGCCCGTCGGGGCGGGTTCGGCGGCGGGTTCCGGCGCCGGGGCCTCCTGGAGGATCACGTGCGCGTTGGTGCCGCTGAGCCCGAACGCCGAGATGCCGGCGGTCCGCGGGTGACCGTTCTGCGCCCAGGGTTCGGCCTCGGTGAGCAGGCTGACGTGGCCGGAGCTCCAGTCGACGTGGGTGGAGGGCTGCTCGACGTGCAGGGTCCTGGGGAGCAGGCCGTTGCGCAGGGCCATCACCATCTTGATGACGCCGCCGACGCCGGCCGCCGCCTGGGCGTGGCCGATGTTGGCCTTGAGCGAGCCCAGCCGCAGCGGCTGTTCGGCGGTACGGTCCTGGCCGTAGGTGGCGAGCAGGGCCTGCGCCTCGATCGGGTCGCCGAGGGTGGTGCCGGTGCCGTGCGCCTCGACGACGTCGACGTGGGCGCCGGGTACGCGTGCGTTGGCGAGGGCCTGGCGGATGACGCGTTGCTGGGACGGGCCGCTGGGGGCGGTGAGGCCGTTGGAGGCCCCGTCGGAGTTGATGGCCGATCCGCGTACGACGGCGAGCACGGGGTGTCCGTTGCGGCGGGCGTCGGAGAGGCGCTCCAGCAGGACGATGCCCGCGCCCTCCGACCAGCCGGTGCCGTCGGCGGTGTCGGAGAACGCCTTGCAGCGCCCGTCGGGCGCGAGGCCGCGCTGCTTGCTGAAGGCGACGAAGGGCGCAGCTGTCGACATGACCATGACGCCGCCGGCCAGGGCGAGGCTGCATTCGTCCTGGCGCAGGGCCTGTGCGGCGAGGTGCAGGGCGACGAGCGACGACGAGCAGGCGGTGTCCACGGTGAAGGACGGGCCTTCGAGGCCGAGGGTGTAGGAGATGCGGCCGGAGATGACGGAGGCGGCCCGGGCGGTGGCCATGTAGGCCTCGACGGCCTCGGGTACGCCTTCGGGGAAGTCGCCGTAGTCCTGGATGCCGGATCCCATGTAGACGCCGACGCGGCCGCCGCGCAGGGTCTCCGGGTCGATTCCGGCCCGTTCGAAGGCCTCCCAGGCGACTTCGAGGGTGAGGCGCTGCTGCGGGTCGGTGGCCTCCGCCTCCATGGGGCCGATGCCGAAGAACCCGGCGTCGAAGTCGCCCGCGCCCTGCAGGAATCCGCCCTGGTGCACGTAGCTGGTGCCCGGCTGCGAGGCGTCCTCGCCCATCAGCTGGTCGAGGTCCCAGCCCCGGTCGTCCGGCATGCCCGATACGGCGTCGCGGCCCTCGGCGACCAGGTGCCACAGTTCCTCGGGGGTGGTCACCCCGCCGGGGAAGCGGCAGCCCATGGCCACGATGGCGATGGGCTCCTGCGCGGCGGCCTCGGCGTCCTGAAGGCGGCGCCGGGTGCGGTGCAGGTCGGCGGTCACCTTTTTGAGGTAGTCGAGGATCTTCTCGTCGTTGGCCATATCGGTCTCACCGAGTCCTTTGGGTCAGATGCCGGCAGCGTGCCCGTGTCAGGCGAGGCCGAGTTCCTGGTCGATGAAGGCGAGGACGTCGTCGGCGGAGGCCTCGTCGAGCGTGTCCCGCACGGCGGCCACCCCCGTTTCGCCGCTCTGGAGGGTGGTCAGGGTGTCGAGGAGGGTCTGCAGCCGTGAGGTGATGCGGCTGCTGCGGATCTCCTCGATGCCGAGCGCCCCGATCAGTTCCTCGAACCGGTCGACCTCCGCGAGGATCGGCGTCGCGGTGTCGTCGCTGTCGGGGAAGAGCCGGGTGTGCAGGTGCTCGGCGAGTGCGGTGGGGGTGGCGTAGTCGAAGATCAGCGTCGCGGGCAGTTGGGTGCCGGTGGCGGCGGTCAGGGCCTGGCGGAGTTCCACGGCGGCGACGGAGTCGAAGCCGAGGTCCTCGAAGGCGCGCTGCGGGTCGAGTTGGGAGGGCGCGTCGTAGCCGAGCAGGGTCGAGACGCGGGTGCGTACGAGGTCGAGCAGTGCCCGGCCGCGTTCGGCGGCGGAGAGGCCGGCGAGCCGCGTCATCAGGCTGTCCGCGTCGGAGGAGGCGGAGTCCGGCTCGGCGGACAGGATCCGCGTCACGTCGTCGAGGGCGTCGAGCAGTGGGCGCGGGCGGGCGAGCGTGTACGTGGGGGCGAAGCGGGACCAGTCGAACTCGGCGACGACGAGGTGGCTCTCGTCGTGCTCCAGGGCCTGCTTCAGTGCGCCGATGGCGAGTTGGGGGTCCATGGCGGGTGCGCCGATGCGTTCCATGACGGCGCTGAGTTCGGCGTCGACCATGCCGCCCTGCCAGGAGCTCCAGGCCACGGAGGTGGCGGTGCGTCCGCGGGCCCGGCGGCGGTGCGCGAGGGCGTCGAGGTGTGCGTTGGCTGCGGCGTAGGCGGCCTGCCCGGCGCTGCCCCAGACCGCGGCGCCGGAGGAGAAGAGCACGAAGGCGTCGAGGGGGTGGTCGCCGAGGAGGTCGTCGAGGTGCTGGGCCCCGGTGACCTTGGCGTGGCCGACGGCCGCGAACTCGTCCTCGGTCAGTTCGGTGAGCGGTGCCATGCGCTGCATGGCCCCGGCGGCGTGCACGACGGTGGTCAGGGGCAGTTCCGCGGGTACGTCGTCGAGGACCCGGGCCAGTGCGGCGCGGTCGGTGACGTCGCAGGCGGCGAGGGTCACCCGGGTGCCGGCCGTTTCCAGTTCGGCCGCGAGTTCGCGGGCGCCGGCGGCCGCGTCGCCGTGCCGGCTGAGGAGCAGCAGGTGCGGGATTCCGTCGGCGGCGAGCATCCGGGCGACGTGGGCGCCGAGTCCGCCGGTGCCGCCGGTGATGAGCGCGGTGCCGTGCGACGGGCGGGCCCGGCGCGGGGCGCGGTCGCCCAGGGGGGCGCGGACCAGGCGGCGGGCGAGGATGCCGTCGGCGCGCAGGGCCACCGCGTCCTCGCCGGTGGCTCCCGAGAGCACGTCGCAGAGGCGGTGCAGGTCGGCGGGGCCCGGTTCGGCGGGGAGGTCCACGGTGCCGCCCCAGGTGTCGGGGTGGTCGAGGGCGAGGCCGCCTCCGAGCCCCCAGAGCTGGCTCTGTGCCGGGGCGGTCAGCTCGGTGGAGCGGGAGGTGGCGACGGCCGACTGGGTGGCGCACCAGAGCCGGGGGGCGTCCGGGGTGCCGACGAGGGCCTGCACGAGGGTGACGGTTGCCGTGAGGCCTCGGGTGAGATGGGGGTGTGCGGGTTCGGGGCGGTCGTCGAGGGCGAGCAGGGACAGGACGCCGGCGGCGGGCTGTGCGGTGAGCCGGGTGGCGAGGTCGGCGCGGCTCTGTCCGGGGACCGCCTCGATGACGTGCGGGGAGGCGCCGCGTTCGATGAGTGCGGCCAGGATCGCGGTGACCGTGGGGGTGTCGGCCTGTCCTTCGGCGACGGCGACGAGCCAGGGGGCGTCGAGCGCGGTGGCGGAGGCGTCCGGTGTGGTGGCGGGCTGCCAGACGACGCGGTAGCGGAGGCTGTCGAGGGCGGCCCGCTCCTGGTGGAGTCTGCGCCAGTGGGCCATCGCTGGCAGGACCTCGCCGAGTGCGGTCTCGGTGACGGAGAGCCGGTCGGCGAGGTCGGCGACGTCCTGCCGGTCGACGGCCTCCCAGAACGCGGTTCCGGCGGGGTCGGCGGCCGGGTCGGGGCCGGCCTGGGCCTCGGGGCGCTCCAACCAGTGGCTGCGACGCTGGAAGGGGTAGGTGGGCAGGGGGACGCGGTGAGCGCCCCGGCCCGCGAAGAAGGCGTTCCAGTCGACGGCGCCGCCGTGCGCGTGGGCGTGGGCCACGGCGGTGACCAGGGTGCGTTCCTCGGCGCGGGCGCGGCGCAGGGCGGGGACGCAGAGGGTGCCGTCGGCCGGCGTCAGGCAGTCGGCCGCCATGGGGGTGAGTGCCGCGTCCGGACCGATCTCGATGAGGACCCGGGCCCCTTCGGCGTGCAGGGTGCGTACGCCGTCGCGGAACCGGACCGCCTCACGGACGTGGCGGACCCAGTACTCGGGAGTGGTCAGGTCATCGGGTCCGGCGAGCCGGCCCGTCACGTTGGAGACGACGGGCAGCCGGGGTGCGTGATACGTCATCCGGGCGGCGACTTCCCGGAAGGCGTCGAGCATGGGCTCCATGAGCGGCGAGTGGAAGGCGTGCGACACGCTCAGCCGCTTCGTCCGCCGTCCCAGCGCGGTGAAGTGCTCCGCGACGGCAAGCGTCTCCTTCTCCGCCCCCGACACCACCACGGCCGAGGCTCCGTTGACCGCGGCCAGCGCCACCTGGTCGCTCAGCAGCGCAAGCACCTCGTCCTCCGACGCGGCCACCGCCACCATCACCCCGCCCGCCGGCAACGCCTGCATCAACCGACCGCGCGCCACCACCAGTTCGGCCGCGTCCGCCAGCGACAGCACGCCCGAGACGTGCGCGGCCGCGATCTCACCGACCGAGTGGCCCACCAGGAAGTCCGCACGCACCCCCCACGACTCCACCAGCCGGAACAACGCCGTCTCGACCGCGAACAACCCGGCCTGCGCGAACATCGTCCCGTTCAGGCGATCGGCGTCCTCACCCCACACCACCTCACGCAACGAACGCCCCAACCGGGCATCCAGCTCAACCAGCACCGCGTCGAACGCCTCCGCGAACACCGGGAACGCCTCATACAGTTCCCGGCCCATCCCCAGCCGCTGCGCGCCCTGTCCCGTGAACAGAAACGCCGTCAGGCCCTCCGCGGACGCACCCGAAGAACCCGAAGAGCCGGTGGATCCCGCAGAAGCCGTGGAACCCGCCGATGTGACAGCGTCCGCGCTCTCCCGGCCCGCCACCAGATCGGACAACGCACGCACCGCAGCGTCACGATCCTCGGACACCACCACGGCACGGTGGTCGAGCACGGCACGCGTCGTGGCCAGCGAGTAGCCCAGATCCAGCAACGACGCGTCCGGGTGCGCCTCCACGTGGGCCAGGACACGGCCCGCCTGGTCGCGCAGGGCGTCGGGGGT
Protein-coding regions in this window:
- a CDS encoding type I polyketide synthase, yielding MATQDKLRDYLQRATADLRQVKRRLREAEAKEHEPMAIVGMSCRYPGGVTSPDQLWELVAEGRDGITAFPVNRGWDVDGLYDPEPATPGHTYAREGGFLHEADRFDADFFRMSPKDARETDPQQRLLLETSWEALEHAGVDPLSLKGSLTGVFAGVVYHDYATDGGTGGLASVASGRVSYTLGLQGPAVTVDTACSSSLVALDWAVKSLRTGECDLALVGGVTVMATPTSFVGFSQERGLAPDGRCKSFAAAADGTGWGEGVGMLVVERLSEARRKGHRVLAVVRGSAVNSDGASNGLTAPNGPAQQRLIHQALAAAQLTADQVDAVEAHGTGTTLGDPIEAQALLATYGQGRPAGRPLYLGSIKSNIGHAQAAAGVGGIIKMVQAMRHGILPRTLHVDGPTPKADWSTGNISLLTEAIAWPDLGRPRRAAVSAFGLSGTNAHVIIEEAPAAEEDEPAAPPTVTSTLIPLPLSARTPDALRDQAGRVLAHVEAHPDASLLDLGYSLATTRAVLDHRAVVVSEDRDAAVRALSDLVAGRESADAVTSAGSTASAGSTGSSGSSGASAEGLTAFLFTGQGAQRLGMGRELYEAFPVFAEAFDAVLVELDARLGRSLREVVWGEDADRLNGTMFAQAGLFAVETALFRLVESWGVRADFLVGHSVGEIAAAHVSGVLSLADAAELVVARGRLMQALPAGGVMVAVAASEDEVLALLSDQVALAAVNGASAVVVSGAEKETLAVAEHFTALGRRTKRLSVSHAFHSPLMEPMLDAFREVAARMTYHAPRLPVVSNVTGRLAGPDDLTTPEYWVRHVREAVRFRDGVRTLHAEGARVLIEIGPDAALTPMAADCLTPADGTLCVPALRRARAEERTLVTAVAHAHAHGGAVDWNAFFAGRGAHRVPLPTYPFQRRSHWLERPEAQAGPDPAADPAGTAFWEAVDRQDVADLADRLSVTETALGEVLPAMAHWRRLHQERAALDSLRYRVVWQPATTPDASATALDAPWLVAVAEGQADTPTVTAILAALIERGASPHVIEAVPGQSRADLATRLTAQPAAGVLSLLALDDRPEPAHPHLTRGLTATVTLVQALVGTPDAPRLWCATQSAVATSRSTELTAPAQSQLWGLGGGLALDHPDTWGGTVDLPAEPGPADLHRLCDVLSGATGEDAVALRADGILARRLVRAPLGDRAPRRARPSHGTALITGGTGGLGAHVARMLAADGIPHLLLLSRHGDAAAGARELAAELETAGTRVTLAACDVTDRAALARVLDDVPAELPLTTVVHAAGAMQRMAPLTELTEDEFAAVGHAKVTGAQHLDDLLGDHPLDAFVLFSSGAAVWGSAGQAAYAAANAHLDALAHRRRARGRTATSVAWSSWQGGMVDAELSAVMERIGAPAMDPQLAIGALKQALEHDESHLVVAEFDWSRFAPTYTLARPRPLLDALDDVTRILSAEPDSASSDADSLMTRLAGLSAAERGRALLDLVRTRVSTLLGYDAPSQLDPQRAFEDLGFDSVAAVELRQALTAATGTQLPATLIFDYATPTALAEHLHTRLFPDSDDTATPILAEVDRFEELIGALGIEEIRSSRITSRLQTLLDTLTTLQSGETGVAAVRDTLDEASADDVLAFIDQELGLA